From the genome of Paraburkholderia aromaticivorans, one region includes:
- the rpoB gene encoding DNA-directed RNA polymerase subunit beta gives MQYSFTEKKRIRKSFAKRPIVHQVPFLLATQLESFSTFLQADTSSTQRKPEGLQAAFTSVFPIVSHNGFARLEFVSYMLSPPAFNIKECQQRGLTYCSALRAKVRLVLLDKESPSKPVVKEVKEQEVYMGEIPLMTPTGSFVINGTERVIVSQLHRSPGVFFEHDKGKTHSSGKLLFSARIIPYRGSWLDFEFDPKDVLYFRVDRRRKMPVTILLKAIGLTPEQILANFFVFDNFTLMPEGAQMEFVPERLRGEVARFDITDRDGNVIVQKDKRINAKHIRDLDNAKTKFISVPEDYLLGRVLAKNVVDGDTGEVIANANDEITETALEKLRESKIKDIQTLYTNDLDQGPYISSTLRIDETADKMAARIAIYRMMRPGEPPTEEAVEALFNRLFYSEDAYDLSKVGRMKFNRRVGRDEIVGPMTLQDDDILATIKILVELRNGKGEVDDIDHLGNRRVRCVGELAENQFRAGLVRVERAVKERLGQAESENLMPHDLINSKPISSAIREFFGSSQLSQFMDQTNPLSEITHKRRVSALGPGGLTRERAGFEVRDVHPTHYGRVCPIETPEGPNIGLINSLALYAHLNEYGFLETPYRKVVDSKVTDQIDYLSAIEEGRYVIAQANAAVAEDGSLTDELVSSREAGETLMVTPDRIQYMDVAPSQIVSVAASLIPFLEHDDANRALMGSNMQRQAVPCLRPEKAVVGTGIERTVAVDSGTTVQAFRGGVVDYVDAGRMVIRVNDDEAAAGETGVDIYNLIKYTRSNQNTNINQRPIVKVGDIVSRGDVLADGASTDLGELALGQNMLVAFMPWNGYNFEDSILISEKVVADDRYTSIHIEELNVVARDTKLGPEEITRDISNLAEVQLGRLDESGIVYIGAEVEAGDVLVGKVTPKGETQLTPEEKLLRAIFGEKASDVKDTSLRVPSGMSGTVIDVQVFTREGIQRDKRAQQIIDDELKRYRLDLNDQLRIVEGDAFQRLARMLDGKVANGGPKKLAKGTKIEQAYLQDLDHYHWFDIRLADEEAAAQLEAIKDSIEQKRHQFDLAFEEKRKKLTQGDELPPGVLKMVKVYLAVKRRLQPGDKMAGRHGNKGVVSKIVPIEDMPYMADGRPADVVLNPLGVPSRMNVGQVLEVHLGWAAKGLGWRIGEMLQRQAKIAELREFLTKIYNESGRAEELDSFTDDEIVELAKNLREGVPFATPVFDGATEEEMSRALDLAFPDDIAKNLGMTPSKNQVRLYDGRTGEMFERTVTVGYMHYLKLHHLVDDKMHARSTGPYSLVTQQPLGGKAQFGGQRFGEMEVWALEAYGASYVLQEMLTVKSDDVTGRTKVYENLVKGDHVIDAGMPESFNVLVKEIRSLGIDIDLDRN, from the coding sequence ATGCAATATTCCTTCACCGAGAAGAAGCGTATTCGCAAGAGTTTTGCGAAGCGCCCCATCGTTCACCAAGTACCTTTCCTGCTGGCTACCCAGCTTGAATCATTCAGCACGTTTCTGCAAGCAGACACGTCGTCCACGCAACGCAAGCCGGAAGGCCTGCAAGCTGCGTTCACCTCCGTTTTCCCAATTGTTTCGCATAACGGGTTCGCTCGTCTAGAGTTCGTCAGCTACATGCTGTCGCCGCCGGCATTCAACATCAAGGAATGTCAGCAGCGCGGTTTGACGTACTGCTCGGCCTTGCGCGCGAAAGTGCGCCTGGTGCTGCTCGACAAGGAATCGCCGAGCAAGCCGGTCGTCAAGGAAGTGAAGGAACAGGAAGTGTACATGGGCGAAATTCCGCTCATGACGCCGACGGGTTCGTTCGTCATCAATGGCACGGAGCGTGTGATCGTTTCGCAGCTGCACCGTTCGCCGGGCGTGTTCTTCGAACACGACAAGGGCAAGACGCACAGCTCGGGCAAGCTCCTGTTCTCGGCACGTATCATTCCCTACCGCGGTTCGTGGCTCGATTTCGAGTTCGACCCGAAGGACGTGCTGTACTTCCGCGTCGACCGTCGCCGCAAGATGCCGGTCACGATCCTGCTGAAGGCAATCGGCCTCACGCCGGAACAGATCCTCGCAAACTTCTTCGTGTTCGACAATTTCACGCTGATGCCGGAAGGCGCGCAGATGGAATTCGTGCCGGAGCGTCTGCGTGGTGAAGTCGCGCGCTTCGACATCACGGACCGTGATGGCAACGTGATCGTCCAGAAGGACAAGCGGATCAACGCGAAGCACATTCGCGATCTCGATAACGCCAAGACCAAGTTCATCTCGGTCCCGGAAGACTATTTGCTCGGCCGCGTGCTGGCAAAGAACGTCGTGGACGGCGACACCGGTGAAGTCATCGCCAATGCGAACGACGAAATCACGGAAACCGCGCTCGAGAAGCTGCGCGAGTCGAAGATCAAAGACATCCAGACGCTCTACACGAACGATCTGGATCAAGGTCCGTACATCTCGTCGACGCTGCGTATCGACGAAACCGCGGACAAGATGGCCGCACGCATCGCGATCTACCGCATGATGCGTCCGGGCGAACCGCCGACCGAAGAAGCGGTCGAGGCGCTGTTCAACCGTCTGTTCTATAGCGAAGACGCATACGACCTCTCGAAGGTGGGTCGTATGAAGTTCAATCGCCGTGTCGGCCGCGACGAAATCGTCGGCCCGATGACGCTGCAAGACGACGACATCCTCGCCACGATCAAGATCCTGGTCGAACTGCGTAACGGCAAGGGCGAAGTGGACGACATCGACCACTTGGGCAATCGTCGTGTGCGTTGCGTCGGTGAACTGGCGGAAAACCAGTTCCGCGCAGGTCTCGTGCGTGTCGAACGTGCTGTGAAGGAACGCCTCGGCCAGGCCGAAAGCGAAAACCTGATGCCGCACGACCTGATCAACTCGAAGCCGATTTCGTCGGCGATTCGCGAGTTCTTCGGTTCGTCGCAGCTGTCGCAGTTCATGGACCAAACGAACCCGCTGTCGGAAATCACCCACAAGCGCCGTGTCTCGGCTCTTGGCCCGGGCGGTTTGACGCGTGAGCGCGCTGGCTTTGAAGTCCGCGACGTGCACCCGACTCACTACGGTCGTGTGTGCCCGATTGAAACGCCGGAAGGTCCGAACATCGGCCTGATCAACTCGCTCGCGCTGTATGCGCACCTGAACGAATACGGCTTCCTCGAAACGCCGTATCGCAAGGTCGTGGACAGCAAGGTGACGGATCAAATCGATTACCTGTCGGCGATCGAAGAAGGCCGTTACGTGATCGCTCAGGCGAACGCGGCCGTGGCGGAAGACGGCTCGCTGACCGACGAACTGGTGTCGTCGCGTGAAGCAGGCGAAACGCTGATGGTCACGCCGGACCGCATCCAGTACATGGACGTGGCGCCGTCGCAGATCGTGTCGGTGGCAGCATCGCTGATTCCGTTCCTCGAGCACGATGACGCGAACCGCGCATTGATGGGTTCGAACATGCAGCGTCAGGCTGTGCCGTGTCTGCGTCCTGAAAAGGCCGTGGTCGGTACGGGTATCGAGCGCACGGTGGCAGTCGACTCGGGTACGACGGTTCAGGCATTCCGCGGCGGTGTGGTCGATTACGTCGACGCAGGCCGTATGGTGATTCGCGTGAACGACGATGAAGCCGCTGCTGGCGAAACCGGCGTGGACATCTACAACCTGATCAAGTACACGCGTTCGAACCAGAACACGAACATCAACCAGCGCCCGATCGTGAAGGTCGGCGACATCGTGTCGCGCGGCGACGTGCTGGCTGACGGCGCATCGACCGACCTCGGCGAACTGGCTCTCGGCCAGAACATGCTGGTCGCGTTCATGCCGTGGAACGGCTACAACTTCGAAGATTCGATCTTGATCTCGGAGAAGGTGGTTGCAGACGACCGTTACACGTCGATCCACATTGAAGAACTGAACGTCGTAGCTCGTGATACGAAACTCGGACCGGAAGAAATCACGCGCGACATTTCGAACCTGGCTGAAGTGCAACTCGGCCGTCTCGATGAGTCGGGCATCGTCTACATCGGCGCTGAAGTCGAAGCAGGCGACGTGCTGGTCGGCAAGGTGACGCCGAAGGGCGAAACCCAGCTGACGCCGGAAGAAAAGCTGCTGCGCGCGATCTTCGGTGAAAAGGCTTCGGACGTGAAGGACACGTCGCTGCGCGTGCCGTCGGGCATGAGCGGCACCGTGATCGACGTTCAAGTGTTCACGCGTGAAGGCATTCAGCGCGACAAGCGCGCGCAACAGATCATCGACGATGAACTGAAGCGTTATCGCCTCGATTTGAACGACCAGCTGCGTATCGTGGAAGGCGACGCATTCCAGCGTCTCGCACGTATGCTCGACGGCAAGGTCGCGAACGGCGGTCCGAAGAAGCTGGCGAAGGGCACGAAGATCGAACAGGCTTACCTGCAAGATCTGGATCACTACCACTGGTTCGACATCCGCCTCGCGGACGAAGAAGCAGCGGCACAGCTCGAAGCCATCAAGGACTCGATCGAACAGAAGCGTCACCAGTTCGATCTGGCGTTCGAAGAAAAGCGCAAGAAGCTCACGCAAGGCGACGAACTGCCGCCGGGCGTGTTGAAGATGGTCAAGGTGTATCTGGCAGTCAAGCGCCGCCTGCAGCCTGGCGACAAGATGGCCGGCCGTCACGGTAACAAGGGTGTCGTGTCGAAGATCGTTCCGATCGAAGACATGCCGTACATGGCCGACGGCCGTCCGGCTGACGTCGTTCTGAACCCGCTCGGCGTGCCGTCGCGGATGAACGTGGGTCAGGTTCTCGAAGTGCATCTGGGTTGGGCCGCGAAGGGTCTCGGCTGGCGTATCGGCGAAATGCTGCAGCGTCAGGCAAAGATTGCTGAACTGCGCGAATTCCTGACCAAGATCTACAACGAGTCGGGCCGCGCCGAAGAGCTGGACAGCTTCACGGACGACGAGATCGTCGAACTGGCGAAGAACCTGCGCGAAGGCGTGCCGTTCGCAACGCCGGTGTTCGACGGTGCGACGGAAGAAGAAATGTCGCGCGCGCTGGATCTGGCATTCCCGGACGACATCGCGAAGAACCTCGGCATGACGCCGTCGAAGAATCAGGTGCGTCTGTACGACGGCCGCACGGGCGAAATGTTCGAACGTACGGTGACGGTCGGCTACATGCACTACCTGAAGCTGCACCACTTGGTCGACGACAAGATGCACGCGCGTTCCACGGGCCCGTACTCGCTCGTGACGCAGCAGCCGTTGGGCGGTAAGGCGCAATTCGGTGGCCAGCGTTTCGGTGAAATGGAAGTGTGGGCGCTCGAAGCGTACGGCGCATCGTACGTGCTGCAGGAAATGCTGACGGTGAAGTCGGACGACGTGACAGGCCGGACCAAGGTTTATGAAAACCTGGTCAAGGGCGATCACGTGATCGACGCCGGCATGCCGGAATCCTTCAACGTGTTGGTGAAGGAAATCCGCTCGCTCGGTATCGACATCGACCTCGACCGCAACTAA
- the rpoC gene encoding DNA-directed RNA polymerase subunit beta' — MKALLDLFKQVQQPEVFDAIKIGLASPDKIRSWSFGEVKKPETINYRTFKPERDGLFCAKIFGPIKDYECLCGKYKRLKHRGVICEKCGVEVTLAKVRRERMGHIELASPVAHIWFLKSLPSRLGMVLDMTLRDIERVLYFEAYVVIDPGMTPLKARQIMTEEDYYNKVEEYGDEFRAEMGAEGVRELLRAINIDEQVEMLRTELKNTGSEAKIKKYAKRLKVLEAFQRSGIKPDWMVLEVLPVLPPELRPLVPLDGGRFATSDLNDLYRRVINRNNRLKRLLELKAPEIIVRNEKRMLQEAVDSLLDNGRRGKAMTGANKRPLKSLADMIKGKGGRFRQNLLGKRVDYSGRSVIVVGPTLKLHQCGLPKLMALELFKPFIFNKLEVMGVATTIKAAKKEVENQTPVVWDILEEVIREHPVMLNRAPTLHRLGIQAFEPVLIEGKAIQLHPLVCAAFNADFDGDQMAVHVPLSLEAQMEARTLMLASNNVLFPANGDPSIVPSQDIVLGLYYATREAVNAKGEGLTFTGVSEALRAYENKEVELASRVNVRITEMVHNEDKSEGAPAFVPKITLYPTTVGRAILSEILPPGLPFSVLNKPLKKKEISRLINTAFRKCGLRETVIFADQLMQSGFRLATRAGISICVDDMLVPPQKETIVGDAAKKVKEYDRQYMSGLVTSQERYNNVVDIWSATSEAVGKAMMEQLSTEPVTDRDGNETRQESFNSIYMMADSGARGSAVQIRQLAGMRGLMAKPDGSIIETPITANFREGLNVLQYFISTHGARKGLADTALKTANSGYLTRRLVDVTQDLVVVEDDCGTSNGVAMKALVEGGEVVEALRDRILGRVTVADVVNPESQETLYETGTLLDEDAVEEIERLGIDEVRVRTPLTCETRYGLCAACYGRDLGRGSSVNVGEAVGVIAAQSIGEPGTQLTMRTFHIGGAASRAAVASSVEAKSNGTVRFTATMRYVTNAKGEQIVISRSGEAMITDDHGRERERHKVPYGATLLQLDGAQIKAGTQLATWDPMTRPIITEWGGTVKFENVEEGVTVAKQIDDVTGLSTLVVIDVKRRGSQASKTVRPQVKLLDANGEEVKIPNTEHSVQIGFQVGALITVKDGQQVQVGEVLARIPVESQKTRDITGGLPRVAELFEARSPKDAGILAEVTGTTSFGKDTKGKQRLVITDLDGNQHEFLIAKEKQVLVHDGQVVNKGEMIVDGPADPHDILRLQGIEALSRYIVDEVQDVYRLQGVKINDKHIEVIVRQMLRRVQITDNGDTRFIPGEQVERSDMLDENDRMIAEDKRPATYENVLLGITKASLSTDSFISAASFQETTRVLTEAAIMGKRDDLRGLKENVIVGRLIPAGTGLAFHKARKSKELSDRERFDQIAAEESFEFGTPETPAAEQQHSGE, encoded by the coding sequence ATGAAAGCTCTGCTCGATCTATTCAAGCAAGTCCAACAGCCTGAAGTTTTTGACGCGATCAAGATCGGTCTGGCTTCGCCGGACAAGATCCGTTCGTGGTCGTTCGGTGAAGTGAAGAAGCCGGAAACCATCAACTACCGGACGTTCAAACCGGAACGCGATGGTTTGTTCTGCGCGAAGATCTTCGGGCCGATCAAAGACTACGAATGTCTTTGCGGCAAGTACAAGCGCCTGAAGCATCGTGGCGTGATCTGCGAGAAGTGCGGCGTCGAAGTGACGCTGGCGAAAGTGCGTCGCGAACGCATGGGCCACATCGAACTGGCCTCGCCGGTTGCGCACATCTGGTTCCTGAAGTCGCTGCCGTCGCGTCTGGGCATGGTGCTCGACATGACGCTGCGCGACATCGAACGCGTGCTGTACTTCGAAGCATACGTGGTGATCGATCCGGGCATGACGCCGCTGAAAGCGCGGCAGATCATGACCGAAGAGGATTACTACAACAAGGTCGAAGAATACGGTGACGAATTCCGCGCTGAAATGGGCGCGGAAGGCGTGCGCGAACTGCTGCGCGCGATCAACATCGACGAACAGGTCGAGATGCTGCGCACCGAACTCAAGAACACGGGTTCGGAAGCGAAGATCAAGAAGTACGCGAAGCGCCTGAAGGTGCTCGAGGCTTTCCAGCGTTCGGGCATCAAGCCCGACTGGATGGTGCTCGAAGTGCTGCCGGTGTTGCCGCCGGAACTGCGTCCGCTGGTGCCGCTGGATGGCGGCCGTTTCGCGACGTCGGACCTGAACGACCTGTATCGCCGCGTGATCAACCGTAACAACCGGTTGAAGCGTCTGCTCGAACTGAAGGCGCCTGAAATCATCGTCCGCAACGAAAAGCGGATGCTGCAGGAAGCCGTCGACTCGCTGCTCGACAACGGTCGTCGCGGTAAGGCCATGACCGGCGCGAACAAGCGTCCGTTGAAGTCGCTGGCTGACATGATCAAGGGTAAGGGCGGTCGTTTCCGTCAGAACTTGCTCGGTAAGCGCGTTGACTATTCGGGCCGTTCGGTGATCGTGGTCGGCCCGACGCTCAAGCTGCATCAGTGCGGTCTGCCGAAGCTGATGGCGCTCGAACTGTTCAAGCCGTTCATCTTCAACAAGCTCGAAGTGATGGGTGTCGCTACCACCATCAAGGCTGCGAAGAAGGAAGTCGAGAACCAGACGCCGGTGGTGTGGGACATCCTGGAAGAGGTGATCCGCGAACATCCGGTCATGCTGAACCGTGCGCCTACGTTGCACCGTCTTGGCATTCAGGCTTTCGAGCCGGTGCTGATCGAAGGTAAGGCAATCCAGCTGCACCCGCTCGTTTGCGCGGCGTTCAACGCCGACTTCGACGGTGACCAGATGGCTGTTCACGTGCCGCTGTCGCTGGAAGCGCAGATGGAAGCGCGCACGCTGATGCTGGCGTCGAACAACGTCCTGTTCCCGGCCAACGGCGATCCGTCGATCGTGCCGTCGCAGGATATCGTGCTCGGTCTGTACTACGCGACCCGTGAAGCAGTGAACGCAAAGGGCGAAGGCCTGACGTTCACCGGCGTTTCGGAAGCGCTGCGTGCGTACGAGAACAAGGAAGTCGAGCTCGCCTCGCGCGTCAACGTGCGGATCACCGAAATGGTCCATAACGAAGACAAGTCGGAAGGTGCGCCGGCGTTCGTGCCGAAGATCACGCTGTACCCGACCACCGTCGGCCGTGCAATCCTGTCGGAAATCCTTCCGCCGGGCCTGCCGTTCTCGGTGCTCAACAAGCCGCTGAAGAAGAAGGAAATCTCGCGCCTCATCAACACCGCATTCCGCAAGTGCGGTCTGCGTGAAACGGTGATTTTCGCCGACCAGTTGATGCAGTCGGGTTTCCGTCTGGCAACGCGCGCGGGTATTTCCATCTGCGTCGACGACATGCTCGTGCCGCCGCAGAAGGAAACCATCGTCGGCGACGCCGCGAAGAAGGTGAAGGAATACGACCGTCAGTACATGTCGGGTCTCGTCACGTCGCAAGAGCGCTACAACAACGTGGTCGACATCTGGTCGGCAACGTCGGAAGCGGTCGGCAAGGCGATGATGGAACAGCTGTCGACGGAACCGGTTACGGATCGCGACGGCAACGAAACGCGTCAGGAATCGTTCAACTCGATTTACATGATGGCGGACTCGGGTGCTCGTGGTTCCGCGGTTCAGATTCGTCAGCTCGCCGGTATGCGTGGCCTGATGGCGAAGCCGGACGGCTCGATCATCGAGACGCCGATTACGGCGAACTTCCGTGAAGGCCTGAACGTGTTGCAGTACTTCATCTCGACCCACGGCGCACGTAAGGGTCTGGCTGATACGGCACTGAAGACGGCAAACTCGGGTTACCTGACGCGTCGTCTGGTCGACGTGACGCAGGATCTGGTGGTGGTCGAGGACGATTGTGGTACGTCCAACGGTGTCGCCATGAAGGCGTTGGTCGAAGGCGGTGAAGTCGTCGAAGCGCTGCGTGACCGTATTCTGGGTCGCGTGACGGTGGCTGACGTCGTCAATCCGGAATCGCAGGAAACGCTGTACGAAACGGGCACGTTGCTCGACGAAGACGCGGTCGAAGAAATCGAACGCCTCGGCATCGACGAAGTGCGCGTGCGTACGCCGCTGACTTGCGAAACGCGCTACGGTTTGTGCGCGGCCTGCTACGGCCGCGACCTGGGCCGCGGCTCGTCGGTCAACGTCGGTGAAGCAGTCGGCGTGATCGCTGCGCAGTCGATCGGCGAACCGGGCACGCAGCTCACGATGCGTACGTTCCACATCGGTGGTGCGGCGTCGCGTGCGGCAGTGGCTTCGTCGGTTGAAGCGAAGTCGAACGGTACGGTGCGTTTCACGGCAACGATGCGTTACGTCACCAACGCGAAGGGCGAGCAGATCGTCATCTCGCGTTCGGGCGAAGCGATGATCACCGACGACCACGGTCGCGAGCGCGAACGTCACAAGGTGCCGTACGGCGCGACGCTGTTGCAACTGGACGGCGCGCAGATCAAGGCCGGCACGCAACTGGCAACGTGGGATCCGATGACGCGTCCGATCATCACCGAGTGGGGCGGTACGGTGAAGTTCGAAAACGTCGAAGAAGGCGTGACGGTTGCCAAGCAGATCGACGATGTGACGGGTCTGTCCACGCTGGTCGTGATCGACGTGAAGCGTCGTGGTTCGCAAGCTTCGAAGACGGTGCGTCCGCAGGTCAAGCTGCTCGACGCGAACGGCGAAGAAGTCAAGATCCCGAACACCGAGCACTCGGTGCAGATCGGCTTCCAGGTCGGCGCTCTGATCACCGTGAAGGATGGTCAGCAAGTGCAGGTCGGTGAAGTGTTGGCACGTATCCCGGTTGAATCGCAGAAGACGCGTGACATTACCGGTGGTCTGCCGCGTGTGGCTGAACTGTTCGAAGCACGTTCGCCTAAGGACGCAGGTATCCTGGCGGAAGTCACGGGCACGACGTCGTTCGGTAAGGACACGAAGGGCAAGCAGCGTCTCGTTATCACGGACCTCGACGGCAATCAGCACGAGTTCCTGATCGCGAAGGAAAAGCAGGTTCTGGTGCACGATGGTCAGGTCGTCAACAAGGGCGAAATGATTGTCGACGGTCCTGCCGATCCGCACGACATCTTGCGTCTGCAAGGTATCGAAGCGCTGTCGCGTTACATCGTGGACGAAGTGCAGGACGTGTACCGTCTGCAAGGCGTGAAGATCAACGACAAGCACATTGAAGTGATTGTTCGTCAGATGCTGCGCCGCGTGCAGATTACGGACAACGGCGATACGCGTTTCATCCCGGGCGAACAGGTCGAGCGGTCGGATATGCTCGACGAGAACGACCGTATGATCGCGGAAGACAAGCGTCCGGCAACGTACGAAAACGTGCTGCTCGGTATCACGAAGGCCTCGTTGTCGACCGATTCGTTCATCTCGGCGGCGTCGTTCCAGGAAACGACCCGCGTGCTGACCGAAGCGGCGATCATGGGCAAGCGCGACGACCTGCGTGGTCTGAAGGAAAACGTGATCGTCGGCCGTCTGATTCCGGCCGGTACGGGTCTCGCGTTCCACAAGGCACGCAAGAGCAAGGAACTGTCCGACCGCGAGCGTTTCGATCAGATCGCAGCGGAAGAGTCGTTCGAATTCGGTACGCCGGAAACCCCGGCCGCCGAACAGCAGCACTCAGGCGAGTAA
- the recQ gene encoding DNA helicase RecQ, giving the protein MSRPLEILNEVFGYPAFRGQQGEIVEHVAGGGDCLVLMPTGGGKSLCYQIPSLVRREGGFGTGIVVSPLIALMQDQVAALTEVGVRAAYLNSTLTSAEAMATERALRDGDIDLLYVAPERLMTPRFQELLERTRIGLFAIDEAHCVSQWGHDFRPEYIQLSVLHERFPNVPRIALTATADAITRDEIIHRLALDDARIFVSSFDRPNIRYRIVEKDNARTQLLDFIRAEHSKPDGTTDAGVVYCLSRRKVEETAEWLKEKGMRALPYHAGMEFEIRQKHQEMFQREEGIVMCATIAFGMGIDKPDVRFVAHLDLPKSVEGYYQETGRAGRDGMPANAWMAYGLGDVVQQRKMIDESDADDAHKRVQTGKLDALLGLCEAATCRRVRLLAYFGESSKPCGNCDNCLEPPATWDATREAQMALSCVFRAQRASGFHFGAGHLIDILRGNSSEKILQRGHEKLTTFGIGAALGEPEWRAVFRQLVAFGYLTVDHEGFGSLVLTEASKPVLKGEQNVTMRRYVKPTRTRQSSGRTSERADPTIGMGPRERARWERLRAWRTETAKSDGVPAYVIFHDATLAEIARNGPDSIEDLRGIPGMGARKLDRFGDELLEVVAAD; this is encoded by the coding sequence ATGTCCCGTCCGCTCGAAATCCTCAACGAAGTCTTCGGTTACCCCGCGTTCAGAGGACAGCAGGGCGAAATTGTCGAGCACGTCGCCGGCGGCGGCGATTGTCTCGTGCTGATGCCGACGGGCGGCGGCAAGTCCCTGTGCTATCAGATTCCGTCGCTTGTGCGCCGCGAAGGCGGCTTTGGCACCGGCATCGTCGTCTCTCCGCTGATTGCGCTGATGCAGGATCAAGTGGCCGCGCTTACCGAAGTGGGCGTGCGCGCGGCGTATCTGAATTCGACGCTCACGAGTGCGGAAGCGATGGCGACCGAGCGCGCGTTGCGCGACGGCGATATCGATCTGCTCTACGTGGCGCCGGAGCGTTTGATGACGCCTCGGTTCCAGGAGCTGCTGGAGCGTACGCGCATCGGATTGTTCGCGATTGACGAAGCGCATTGCGTGTCGCAATGGGGGCACGATTTCCGGCCGGAATACATTCAACTGTCCGTGCTACACGAGCGGTTTCCGAATGTGCCGCGAATCGCGCTCACGGCCACGGCGGACGCCATCACGCGAGATGAGATCATCCACCGCCTCGCGTTGGACGACGCGCGCATTTTCGTGTCGAGTTTCGACCGGCCGAACATCCGCTATCGCATCGTCGAAAAGGACAACGCGCGTACGCAGTTGCTGGACTTTATCCGTGCGGAGCATTCAAAGCCGGACGGCACGACCGACGCTGGAGTCGTTTACTGCCTGTCGCGCCGCAAGGTCGAAGAGACCGCGGAATGGCTGAAGGAAAAAGGGATGCGCGCGCTGCCGTATCACGCCGGCATGGAGTTCGAAATCCGTCAGAAGCATCAAGAGATGTTTCAGCGTGAGGAAGGGATTGTGATGTGCGCGACGATCGCATTCGGCATGGGCATCGACAAGCCGGACGTGCGTTTTGTCGCTCACCTCGACTTGCCGAAGAGCGTCGAAGGCTATTACCAGGAAACGGGCCGTGCGGGCCGCGACGGGATGCCGGCGAATGCATGGATGGCCTATGGTCTCGGCGACGTCGTGCAACAGCGCAAGATGATCGATGAGTCCGACGCCGACGACGCCCACAAGCGCGTGCAGACCGGCAAGCTGGACGCGCTGCTCGGTCTTTGTGAGGCGGCGACCTGTCGCCGAGTGCGGCTGCTTGCGTATTTCGGCGAGTCGAGCAAGCCATGCGGAAACTGCGACAACTGCCTCGAGCCGCCGGCTACATGGGATGCGACGCGCGAGGCGCAGATGGCCCTGTCGTGCGTGTTCCGCGCGCAGCGGGCGAGCGGCTTTCATTTCGGCGCCGGCCACCTGATCGACATCTTGCGCGGCAATAGCAGCGAGAAGATTCTGCAACGCGGTCACGAGAAGCTGACCACGTTCGGCATCGGGGCGGCCTTAGGCGAACCGGAGTGGCGTGCGGTCTTTCGCCAGCTTGTCGCGTTCGGCTATCTGACGGTTGATCATGAGGGATTCGGCTCCCTCGTTCTAACCGAGGCAAGCAAGCCGGTGCTCAAGGGCGAGCAAAACGTCACAATGCGCCGCTATGTGAAGCCGACGCGTACGCGGCAATCGTCCGGCCGCACCAGCGAGCGGGCCGATCCGACAATCGGTATGGGTCCGCGCGAGCGCGCCCGCTGGGAACGCCTGCGCGCGTGGCGCACTGAAACGGCGAAGAGCGACGGCGTCCCGGCGTATGTGATCTTTCACGACGCCACGCTGGCGGAGATCGCCCGCAACGGCCCGGATTCCATCGAGGATTTGCGTGGCATCCCAGGTATGGGCGCAAGGAAACTCGACAGGTTCGGCGACGAACTGCTGGAAGTCGTCGCCGCCGATTGA
- the rpsL gene encoding 30S ribosomal protein S12, producing the protein MPTINQLVRKGRASETTKSKSPALQDCPQRRGVCTRVYTTTPKKPNSALRKVAKVRLTNGFEVISYIGGEGHNLQEHSVVLIRGGRVKDLPGVRYHMVRGSLDTQGVKDRKQARSKYGAKRAKAGK; encoded by the coding sequence ATGCCAACCATCAATCAACTGGTTCGCAAAGGCCGCGCGTCGGAAACGACGAAGAGCAAGAGCCCGGCTTTGCAGGACTGCCCCCAGCGTCGCGGCGTGTGCACCCGTGTGTACACCACGACGCCTAAGAAGCCTAACTCGGCACTGCGTAAGGTTGCCAAGGTTCGTCTGACGAACGGCTTCGAAGTCATTTCGTACATCGGTGGTGAAGGCCACAACCTGCAGGAACACTCGGTCGTGCTGATTCGCGGCGGCCGTGTCAAGGACTTGCCGGGTGTGCGTTACCACATGGTTCGCGGCTCGCTGGATACCCAGGGCGTCAAGGATCGTAAGCAGGCTCGCTCGAAGTACGGTGCGAAGCGTGCAAAGGCTGGTAAGTAA
- the rpsG gene encoding 30S ribosomal protein S7 encodes MPRRREVPKREVLPDPKFGNVDVAKFMNVLMLSGKKSVAERIVYGAFEQIQTKGGKDPLEVFTVALNNVKPVVEVKSRRVGGANYQVPVEVRPSRRMALAMRWLREAAKKRSEKSMALRLAGELSEAAEGRGGAMKKRDEVHRMAEANKAFSHFRF; translated from the coding sequence ATGCCGCGTCGTCGCGAAGTCCCCAAGCGGGAAGTGTTGCCGGATCCGAAATTCGGTAACGTTGATGTAGCTAAGTTCATGAACGTGCTGATGCTCTCCGGCAAGAAGTCGGTTGCCGAGCGTATCGTGTACGGCGCTTTCGAACAGATCCAGACCAAGGGTGGCAAGGACCCGCTGGAAGTGTTCACGGTAGCGCTCAACAACGTCAAGCCGGTGGTGGAAGTGAAGAGCCGCCGCGTTGGTGGTGCGAACTATCAGGTTCCGGTCGAAGTGCGCCCGTCGCGTCGTATGGCATTGGCGATGCGTTGGCTGCGTGAAGCCGCGAAGAAGCGCAGCGAGAAGTCGATGGCCCTGCGTCTGGCAGGTGAACTCTCCGAAGCGGCCGAAGGCCGTGGCGGCGCAATGAAGAAGCGCGACGAAGTTCACCGGATGGCAGAAGCCAACAAGGCGTTCTCGCACTTCCGTTTCTAA